In Chloroflexota bacterium, the sequence GCGCGGTGGATCAGGAGACGCTGGGCTGGAACGAGGCGACGGGCAAGACGGTTTCACAACGAAGCAAGGAGCAGGCCCACGATTATCGCTACTTCCCTGAGCCGGACATTCCGCCGCTGGAACTGGACATGAACTGGGTCGAGGAGATTCGAGCCGCCCTGCCCGAACTGCCGGACGCCAAACGCGAGCGCTTCCTGGCGCTGGGCCTCAACGCTTACGACGCGAGCGTGCTGGTGGCCGAGCAGGCCGTAGCCGACTACTTTGACGACGCCGTGAAGTTCGCCCAATCGCTCAAAGTGGAGCCGAAGGCGGTGGCCAACTGGATCATCTCGCAGTTGTTCGGGCTGTTGAATGAGGCTGGGCAGGAGATTGATCAGTGCCGGGTCACGCCAGAGAAGCTGGCCGGGTTGATCAGGCTGGTGGGCGAGGGCATGATTAATATCAACACCGGCAAGGCGGTGCTGGCCGAGATGTTCGTCACCGGCCAGAGCGCGGACGAGATTGTGAAGGCCAAAGGGCTGGCCCAGGTGAGCGACGAGGGCGCGATTGCCGCCGCCATTGACAAGGTGATCGCCGACAACCCCGATCAGGTGAAGGCTTACCTGGGCGGCAAGGAAACAGTAGCCAAGTGGTTCTTCGGCCAGGTCATGCGCGGCATGGGCGGGAAGAGCAACCCGGCGGTGGTGCAGAGGGTGTTGGAGGAGAGGTTGGAGGGGGTGAAGGGTAGATAGCAGATCAATATCGATACTTGAAGTGAACGCAGAATATAGTATATTTAACAGTAGCCGCAAAATTCCACCTACAAGGC encodes:
- the gatB gene encoding Asp-tRNA(Asn)/Glu-tRNA(Gln) amidotransferase subunit GatB, producing MNFEPVIGLEVHAELLTQSKMFCGCAVVDSTTAEPNRYVCPVCTGQPGALPVVNRRAVEFAIRVGLALNCTVNRVNVFARKNYFYPDLPKGYQISQYELPLATEGWILIDTPEGAKKIRVRRVHLEEDTGKLYHADGHSLVDFNRSGVPLLEIVSEPDLHSVEDVKAYATKLRAILRYLGVNNGDMEKGVIRFEANVSVREAGTEALNTRTEIKNLNSFRALVNGSAYEIARQSKVYEAGGAVDQETLGWNEATGKTVSQRSKEQAHDYRYFPEPDIPPLELDMNWVEEIRAALPELPDAKRERFLALGLNAYDASVLVAEQAVADYFDDAVKFAQSLKVEPKAVANWIISQLFGLLNEAGQEIDQCRVTPEKLAGLIRLVGEGMININTGKAVLAEMFVTGQSADEIVKAKGLAQVSDEGAIAAAIDKVIADNPDQVKAYLGGKETVAKWFFGQVMRGMGGKSNPAVVQRVLEERLEGVKGR